Proteins co-encoded in one Pirellulales bacterium genomic window:
- a CDS encoding IclR family transcriptional regulator — protein MESSILVKAFALLEATAERPSTKSLGDLASTVGLTKSTAHRILRTLRALGYVERLRGGQYRQTGQVLRLVAGADERRLIQASDALLSQLHASTRETVNLGVLRQGNVVYVKVLESPLPLRRVVEPNSTDPFYSTALGRAIVAHLPIEQRELLLSSVQLVKHTPATVTDTDTLQAILDQVYQQGYSLEQDQTDLGVTCIGAAIFQAHLPIAAVSLSIPTARFSLEYEMQLVSAVRSTASQITRQLANHPEPAS, from the coding sequence ATGGAATCTTCAATTTTGGTCAAGGCCTTTGCGCTGCTCGAAGCGACCGCTGAGCGGCCTTCGACCAAATCTCTCGGAGATTTGGCATCAACCGTTGGGCTGACTAAATCGACAGCGCATCGGATCTTAAGAACGCTCAGAGCGTTAGGCTACGTCGAGCGCTTGCGCGGCGGCCAGTATCGGCAAACCGGACAAGTGCTTCGATTGGTCGCCGGCGCGGATGAACGTCGTCTGATCCAGGCGAGCGATGCGCTGCTGAGTCAACTTCATGCATCGACCCGAGAGACGGTCAATCTCGGCGTGCTACGTCAAGGGAATGTCGTATATGTGAAGGTCCTGGAAAGCCCGTTGCCGCTACGGCGCGTGGTCGAGCCCAATTCCACCGATCCGTTCTATTCGACAGCGCTGGGTCGAGCAATCGTGGCTCACTTACCGATCGAACAGCGCGAGCTCCTCTTGAGCAGCGTCCAGCTCGTGAAGCATACACCGGCGACAGTTACCGATACCGACACGTTACAAGCGATTCTGGATCAAGTTTACCAGCAGGGGTATTCCCTTGAACAAGACCAGACCGATTTGGGAGTCACCTGCATCGGTGCGGCGATATTTCAAGCACACCTGCCGATCGCCGCAGTCAGCCTAAGTATTCCGACTGCCCGTTTCAGCCTGGAGTACGAGATGCAACTCGTTTCCGCCGTCCGCTCGACGGCAAGCCAAATCACTCGCCAATTGGCGAACCATCCGGAGCCGGCTTCATGA